In Rubrivirga marina, the following are encoded in one genomic region:
- a CDS encoding response regulator, with protein MTDTTVFPLHVLLVEDDDDHADLTRIALEAHNPKHRVERVADGAAALDYLFQRGPYVEVDRPDLVLLDLNLPRANGLDVLAAVKEDPERRVIPVVVLTTSDAETDRARAYGSYANSYVVKPVNFDKFQAMIYELGDYWACWNQLP; from the coding sequence ATGACCGACACGACCGTCTTTCCGCTCCACGTCCTCCTCGTCGAGGACGATGACGACCACGCCGACCTCACGCGGATCGCGCTCGAGGCCCACAACCCGAAGCACCGCGTCGAGCGCGTGGCGGACGGCGCGGCCGCCCTCGACTACCTCTTCCAGCGCGGCCCGTACGTCGAGGTCGACCGACCCGACCTCGTCCTGCTCGACCTCAACCTCCCGCGTGCGAACGGGCTCGACGTGCTCGCCGCGGTTAAAGAGGACCCCGAGCGCCGCGTGATCCCCGTCGTCGTGCTCACGACGAGCGACGCCGAGACCGACCGGGCCCGGGCCTACGGCAGCTACGCCAACAGCTACGTCGTCAAGCCGGTGAACTTCGACAAGTTCCAGGCCATGATCTACGAGCTCGGGGACTACTGGGCCTGCTGGAACCAGCTCCCGTAG
- a CDS encoding hybrid sensor histidine kinase/response regulator — MEPAPLRVLLVEDDDDHAALVEALLADAADPDGEVDRVATVSDAVAALAAAHEAGRPFDVVLCDQRLPDSEYWETVGRVVAAARAVPVVALTSIGDSDVAVDAMRQGAQDYLVKSEMSPEILRRTVRYAVERARRTAELHASNEALRQTLEHVRQMQAQIVEQEKLAGLGGLLAGVAHELRNPLHLAVGFAEASDDRAGALADHLGDAIDDAAAEELAELRANVAKVAEHGRRADSVLRAMFEHARGVVGELRPVDLHAALDVVLSQARPTGPSVRVERDYDPALAGASVLAVGGALARALYNVVENAMIAAASDGLVRVTTRHDEAGHAVVEVEDDGPGMSEEVVSHVFEPFYTAWGPGRRVGLGLTLAHSVLASHGGRISISSRPEGGTLVRLTFPTAPLAIGEHETAGAGQPSRGPGQTG; from the coding sequence GTGGAGCCCGCCCCCCTCCGCGTCCTGCTCGTCGAGGACGACGACGACCACGCCGCGCTCGTCGAGGCCTTGCTTGCCGATGCCGCGGACCCCGACGGCGAGGTCGACCGCGTGGCCACCGTCTCGGACGCCGTCGCGGCGCTCGCGGCGGCCCACGAGGCCGGCCGGCCGTTCGACGTCGTCCTCTGCGACCAGCGGCTCCCGGACAGCGAGTACTGGGAGACCGTCGGCCGCGTCGTGGCCGCCGCCCGGGCGGTTCCGGTGGTCGCTCTGACGTCGATCGGCGACTCCGACGTCGCCGTCGACGCGATGCGTCAGGGGGCCCAGGACTACCTCGTCAAGTCGGAGATGTCGCCCGAGATCCTCCGACGGACGGTTCGCTACGCCGTCGAGCGGGCCCGGCGGACGGCGGAGCTCCACGCGTCGAACGAGGCGCTCCGCCAGACCCTGGAGCACGTCCGCCAGATGCAGGCCCAGATCGTGGAGCAGGAGAAGCTGGCCGGCCTCGGCGGGCTGCTGGCGGGCGTCGCCCACGAGCTCCGGAACCCGCTCCACCTCGCCGTCGGGTTCGCCGAGGCCTCCGACGACCGGGCCGGCGCGCTGGCGGACCACCTCGGCGACGCGATCGACGACGCGGCGGCCGAGGAGCTCGCCGAGCTCCGCGCCAACGTGGCCAAGGTGGCCGAGCACGGCCGCCGGGCCGACAGCGTGCTCCGGGCCATGTTCGAGCACGCCCGGGGCGTCGTCGGCGAGCTCCGGCCGGTAGACCTCCACGCGGCGCTCGACGTGGTGCTCTCGCAGGCCCGGCCGACGGGGCCGTCGGTCCGCGTCGAACGGGACTACGACCCGGCCCTCGCGGGGGCGTCGGTCCTGGCCGTGGGGGGCGCGCTCGCCCGCGCGCTCTACAACGTGGTCGAGAATGCGATGATCGCGGCCGCCAGCGACGGGCTCGTCCGCGTCACGACGCGGCACGACGAGGCGGGGCACGCCGTAGTGGAGGTCGAAGACGACGGGCCGGGGATGTCGGAGGAGGTGGTCTCGCACGTGTTCGAGCCGTTCTACACGGCGTGGGGGCCGGGCCGTCGCGTCGGGCTCGGGCTCACCTTGGCCCACAGCGTGCTGGCCAGCCACGGCGGCAGGATCTCGATCTCCTCGCGGCCGGAGGGCGGGACCCTCGTTCGGCTCACGTTCCCGACCGCCCCGCTGGCGATCGGCGAGCACGAGACGGCCGGGGCGGGACAGCCCTCGCGGGGGCCCGGCCAAACGGGCTAG
- a CDS encoding hybrid sensor histidine kinase/response regulator translates to MESDPRPSPLSDGGVPHRPDAVCQRGALRVLLVEDERDHADLVAAYLAEVEDFDLDLTHVSSVGRALDSLASARAAGHPFQVVLCDQRLPDSEYWESVSRVVGAAGDAPVVALTSIGDMDVAVDAMRQGAQDYLVKSEMSPEILRRTVRYAVERARQAAELRALNDTLESRVREQSVRLRALSARLATAEQEERRRIAQLLHDDLQQRLHGLSITLDLIARAPSEDERARMTERASRMLGEATELTRTLVTDLNPAALGAAALGRALRWLATRTHAAHGLDVDVEGDANVLDPTLRALLYHLTRELLFNVAKHAGTGRARIVVSESAEAVVVCVEDEGRGFDATALDAGGGGFGLASVRERLESAGGHLAIESAPGVGTRIALTVPVAVEAAEAVGD, encoded by the coding sequence ATGGAGTCCGATCCCAGGCCGAGCCCTCTCTCAGACGGTGGAGTACCTCACAGACCGGACGCGGTATGCCAACGGGGGGCGCTCCGCGTCCTCCTCGTTGAGGACGAGAGGGACCACGCGGACCTGGTCGCTGCGTACCTCGCCGAGGTGGAGGACTTCGACCTCGATCTCACCCACGTTTCGTCGGTCGGCCGTGCGCTCGACTCGCTCGCCTCCGCTCGGGCGGCGGGCCACCCGTTCCAGGTGGTCTTGTGCGACCAGCGGCTCCCGGACAGCGAGTACTGGGAGTCCGTCTCCCGCGTCGTGGGCGCGGCCGGCGACGCGCCCGTCGTGGCGCTCACTTCGATCGGGGACATGGACGTCGCCGTCGACGCGATGCGGCAGGGGGCCCAGGACTACCTCGTCAAGTCGGAGATGTCGCCCGAGATCCTCCGGCGGACGGTCCGCTACGCCGTCGAGCGGGCCCGGCAGGCGGCTGAGCTCCGTGCGCTCAACGACACGCTCGAGAGCCGAGTGCGGGAACAATCGGTCCGCCTCCGGGCGCTCTCGGCCCGCTTGGCGACGGCGGAGCAGGAGGAGCGCCGGCGGATCGCGCAGCTCCTCCACGACGACCTCCAACAGCGGCTCCACGGGCTCTCGATCACTCTCGACCTCATCGCTCGAGCCCCCTCCGAGGACGAGCGAGCACGCATGACGGAGCGCGCGAGCCGGATGCTCGGCGAGGCGACCGAACTGACACGGACGCTGGTGACAGACCTCAACCCGGCCGCGCTGGGGGCGGCCGCGCTGGGCCGCGCGCTCCGCTGGCTCGCAACGAGGACCCACGCAGCCCACGGCCTCGACGTCGACGTCGAGGGAGATGCGAACGTTCTCGATCCGACCCTCCGGGCGCTCCTCTACCACCTCACCCGCGAGCTCCTGTTCAACGTCGCCAAGCACGCCGGGACAGGCCGCGCTCGCATCGTGGTGAGTGAATCCGCCGAGGCCGTCGTCGTCTGCGTCGAAGACGAGGGGCGGGGGTTCGACGCGACGGCGCTCGACGCCGGGGGCGGCGGCTTCGGGCTGGCGAGCGTCCGGGAGCGGTTGGAGAGCGCCGGTGGTCACCTCGCCATCGAGTCGGCGCCTGGGGTCGGAACGCGCATCGCGCTCACCGTCCCCGTGGCGGTCGAGGCCGCCGAGGCGGTCGGCGACTAG
- a CDS encoding sulfite exporter TauE/SafE family protein, with translation MLDLAAVFLAGLLGSAHCVGMCGGFVALLGVGGGPAVAARQAAYFAGKTATYAAFGTMAGAAGFALREAFAGLGGVVSVGLGVAMVLAGLAVCGVAWGRSGLSGRLAARLSPIIGRLVGAGHPGALLALGMVNGLLPCGLVYGMLAVAASSGSAGRGALTMAVFGLATIPALALVGVLGGRLRPARRLTLQRLAGVLVVAMGALTLVRGAHPLAAPAGSHSTHAEVVCGAR, from the coding sequence ATGCTAGACCTTGCCGCCGTCTTCCTCGCCGGACTCCTCGGGAGCGCCCACTGCGTCGGGATGTGCGGCGGGTTCGTCGCGCTCCTCGGGGTGGGGGGCGGCCCCGCCGTCGCGGCCCGTCAGGCCGCGTACTTCGCGGGGAAGACGGCGACGTACGCGGCCTTCGGCACGATGGCCGGAGCGGCGGGGTTCGCGCTCCGCGAGGCGTTCGCCGGTCTCGGCGGCGTGGTGTCGGTCGGCCTCGGCGTGGCGATGGTCCTGGCCGGGCTCGCCGTGTGCGGGGTGGCGTGGGGACGGAGCGGTCTCTCGGGGCGCCTGGCAGCCCGGCTGAGCCCCATCATCGGCCGGCTCGTGGGGGCGGGGCACCCCGGGGCGCTCTTGGCGCTGGGGATGGTGAACGGGCTGCTCCCGTGCGGGCTCGTGTACGGGATGCTCGCGGTCGCCGCGTCGTCGGGCTCCGCCGGCCGGGGGGCGCTCACGATGGCCGTGTTCGGCCTCGCGACGATCCCCGCCCTCGCCCTCGTCGGCGTGCTCGGGGGGCGGCTCCGGCCCGCCCGCCGCCTCACACTGCAGCGGCTCGCGGGCGTCCTCGTCGTCGCGATGGGGGCGCTGACCCTCGTGCGCGGGGCACACCCACTCGCCGCTCCAGCGGGCTCCCACTCCACACACGCCGAGGTCGTCTGCGGGGCCCGCTGA
- a CDS encoding fibronectin type III domain-containing protein, whose protein sequence is TRSASALAPTPLAPVDGAVAPLDAVTFRWSAPPGPTSFDLRVATAEAPDVPLVEIDGLPTTETTLVDALPPVPSLWWVRRAGGAWSAPARFVAGTAADLEVAARSAAETAEHERHAARVAKRQSRGPAPLPEAPPEPAWPHATGEALDGASPLDWSTVPGFGTPARTDAPVAEIEPPRPLAPLGGEVVDAVTVALRWSAVPDAVAYEVELSPHPAFDRNVLSLDAGQATEIALPGLVPATGHRLLWHVRARTAEGATPWSKYGRFYPASDAPVEAFRQGMDAAVIAERKRHEHARLVRQREMDLVPTHEREDAVTDRATLAVLVGMMLSGIAVALLTLVFSLVRF, encoded by the coding sequence CCACCCGCTCCGCCTCGGCGCTCGCGCCGACCCCGCTCGCGCCCGTCGACGGCGCCGTCGCCCCGCTCGACGCCGTCACGTTCCGGTGGAGCGCGCCGCCCGGCCCGACGTCGTTCGACCTCCGCGTCGCGACGGCCGAGGCCCCCGATGTCCCGCTCGTCGAAATCGACGGCCTCCCGACGACCGAGACGACGCTCGTCGACGCGCTCCCGCCTGTCCCGTCCCTGTGGTGGGTCCGCCGCGCGGGTGGGGCGTGGAGTGCGCCGGCCCGGTTCGTCGCCGGGACCGCGGCCGACCTCGAAGTGGCCGCCCGCTCGGCCGCTGAAACCGCCGAACACGAGCGGCACGCCGCGCGCGTCGCGAAGCGCCAGTCCCGGGGTCCTGCCCCGCTCCCCGAGGCGCCCCCCGAGCCCGCCTGGCCGCACGCCACGGGCGAGGCCCTCGACGGTGCCTCGCCGCTCGACTGGTCGACGGTCCCCGGCTTCGGGACGCCCGCTCGGACGGACGCGCCCGTCGCCGAGATCGAGCCGCCGCGGCCGCTCGCTCCTCTCGGCGGCGAGGTCGTCGACGCCGTGACCGTCGCGCTCCGCTGGAGCGCGGTGCCCGACGCCGTCGCCTATGAGGTCGAGCTCTCCCCCCACCCCGCGTTCGACCGCAACGTCCTCTCGCTCGACGCCGGACAGGCTACCGAGATCGCGCTGCCGGGCCTGGTCCCCGCGACCGGCCACAGGCTCCTCTGGCACGTCCGCGCAAGGACGGCAGAGGGCGCGACGCCGTGGAGCAAGTACGGCCGATTCTATCCCGCCTCCGACGCCCCCGTCGAGGCGTTCCGTCAAGGGATGGACGCGGCGGTGATCGCCGAGCGGAAACGCCACGAGCACGCCCGGCTCGTCCGTCAGCGCGAGATGGACCTCGTCCCGACCCACGAGCGCGAGGACGCCGTCACCGACCGGGCCACGCTCGCCGTCCTGGTCGGCATGATGCTCTCCGGGATCGCCGTCGCTCTCCTCACGCTCGTGTTCTCGCTCGTCCGGTTCTAA
- the ccoS gene encoding cbb3-type cytochrome oxidase assembly protein CcoS produces the protein MNVLYVLVPLALALALAGVAAFRWAVRDGQFDDVDTPALRVL, from the coding sequence GTGAACGTCCTCTACGTCCTCGTCCCGCTCGCCCTCGCGCTGGCGCTCGCCGGCGTCGCCGCCTTCCGCTGGGCCGTCCGCGACGGCCAGTTCGACGACGTCGACACGCCGGCCCTCCGCGTGCT
- a CDS encoding heavy metal translocating P-type ATPase, whose translation MTPTVPARGREVAADAPCAHCGLPVGKRPACTGAGEACCCTGCAVVREALAEAGYGATYDRLRTLAPAVRAASRAQAPEALVLAELDRAGALAEARPLDDGLRETDLYVDGVHCAACVWLIERLPYEVEGVAAARLDLARARLTVAVDPQVVRLGDVGRWLARFGYAARPSRPEAGRATNAERRLLVRMGVAWALAGNTMLVAFALYSGATGALAEAARWFSLALAVPAVGYGAAPFFQRAWASLTLAARANDLRRLHLDTPIALGIGVGAGQSAWAVLAGRGEVWFDSIAVLIAALLTARWLQLRSRRLAAEASDRLLALVPRVARRVGARGTVEVVEVDALRPGDLVEVPAGEVVPVDGVVEAGASRLDRAALTGEARPESVAEGAGVEAGTTNLTAPLRVRVRAVGEATRVGRLLAWVEKGEVRRAPVVLWADRVGGHFVVGVLALAALTAGLWAWLDPAQVPAHLTALLVVTCPCALGMATPLALAVAQGRAARAGIFVKSDEAVQRLTEVDTVVLDKTGTLTEGRMEVVAWAGDEAALDLASTLDALATHPVADALMRARGVGPGRVTDVEAVAGQGIRGTVAGWPVSVGRPDWIEAEAGPLGFEWPRRLAAWAEAGHTPVAVAVGGRPAAVFAVGDRLRPEAAALVRQWTAEGKAVHLLSGDHPATVAAVATQLGLEQARGHVSPEAKREAIEALQADGRTVLMVGDGVNDAAALRQADVGAAVGGGTTAALVAADVFLTRRGLEPLREALDGSARAMRVLRRLLALSLAYNAVGAAAAVAGLVTPLVAAAAMPVSSLAVVGLALAQPSFRRSGGLL comes from the coding sequence ATGACCCCGACCGTGCCGGCGAGAGGGCGCGAGGTCGCCGCCGACGCGCCCTGCGCGCATTGCGGGCTGCCGGTCGGCAAGCGGCCGGCCTGTACCGGCGCGGGCGAGGCCTGCTGCTGCACGGGCTGCGCCGTCGTGCGCGAGGCGCTGGCGGAGGCCGGCTACGGCGCCACGTACGACCGGCTCCGCACGCTCGCACCTGCCGTGAGGGCGGCCAGCCGGGCGCAGGCGCCCGAGGCGCTCGTACTCGCCGAGCTCGACCGGGCAGGGGCGCTCGCCGAGGCCCGACCGCTCGACGACGGGCTCCGGGAGACCGACCTCTACGTCGACGGCGTCCACTGCGCGGCGTGCGTGTGGCTCATCGAGCGGCTGCCGTACGAGGTCGAGGGCGTGGCCGCCGCTCGGCTCGACCTCGCGCGGGCCCGACTAACCGTCGCCGTCGACCCCCAGGTCGTCCGCCTCGGCGACGTCGGGCGGTGGCTCGCGCGGTTCGGGTACGCCGCCCGGCCGTCGCGTCCCGAGGCCGGGCGGGCGACGAACGCGGAGCGGCGCCTCCTCGTGCGGATGGGCGTCGCGTGGGCACTCGCCGGCAACACGATGCTGGTCGCGTTCGCGCTGTACTCGGGCGCGACGGGCGCGCTCGCCGAGGCCGCGCGGTGGTTCAGCCTGGCGCTGGCGGTCCCGGCCGTTGGCTACGGCGCGGCCCCGTTTTTTCAGCGCGCGTGGGCCTCCCTCACGCTGGCCGCGCGCGCGAACGACCTGCGGCGGCTCCACCTCGACACGCCGATCGCGCTCGGGATCGGCGTCGGCGCGGGGCAGAGCGCGTGGGCCGTGCTGGCCGGGCGCGGCGAGGTCTGGTTCGACTCCATCGCGGTCCTCATCGCGGCGCTCCTCACGGCCCGCTGGCTCCAACTCCGGAGCCGGCGCCTCGCGGCCGAGGCGAGCGACCGGCTCCTCGCCCTCGTCCCGCGCGTGGCCCGCCGCGTCGGGGCCCGCGGCACGGTCGAGGTCGTGGAGGTGGATGCCCTCCGGCCCGGCGACCTCGTCGAGGTCCCGGCGGGCGAGGTCGTGCCGGTCGACGGTGTCGTGGAGGCCGGCGCGAGCCGGCTCGACCGGGCGGCGCTAACGGGCGAGGCGCGGCCGGAATCCGTCGCCGAGGGCGCGGGGGTCGAGGCGGGCACGACCAACCTGACGGCGCCGCTCCGGGTCCGCGTGCGGGCCGTGGGCGAGGCGACGCGCGTGGGCCGCCTGCTGGCGTGGGTCGAAAAGGGCGAGGTCCGGCGGGCGCCCGTCGTCCTCTGGGCCGACCGCGTGGGCGGCCACTTCGTCGTGGGCGTCCTGGCGCTGGCGGCGCTCACGGCCGGGCTGTGGGCGTGGCTCGATCCGGCGCAGGTGCCGGCCCACCTCACAGCGCTCCTCGTCGTCACGTGCCCGTGCGCGCTCGGGATGGCGACGCCGCTCGCGCTCGCCGTGGCGCAGGGCCGGGCCGCCCGTGCCGGCATCTTCGTCAAGTCCGACGAGGCCGTCCAGCGGCTGACCGAGGTCGACACGGTCGTCCTCGACAAGACGGGGACGCTGACCGAGGGGCGGATGGAGGTGGTCGCGTGGGCGGGCGACGAGGCCGCGCTCGACCTCGCGTCCACGCTCGACGCGCTCGCCACGCACCCCGTCGCGGACGCGCTCATGCGGGCGCGGGGCGTGGGGCCGGGCCGCGTGACCGACGTCGAGGCCGTCGCCGGACAGGGCATCCGCGGGACGGTCGCCGGGTGGCCCGTGTCCGTCGGCCGGCCGGACTGGATCGAGGCCGAGGCGGGCCCACTTGGCTTCGAATGGCCCCGGCGGCTGGCGGCGTGGGCCGAGGCCGGTCACACGCCCGTGGCCGTCGCCGTCGGCGGGCGCCCCGCCGCCGTGTTCGCCGTGGGCGACCGGCTCCGTCCGGAGGCCGCCGCCCTCGTCCGCCAGTGGACGGCCGAGGGCAAGGCGGTCCACCTCCTCTCGGGTGACCACCCGGCGACCGTCGCGGCCGTCGCCACTCAGTTGGGCCTGGAGCAAGCGCGAGGCCACGTCTCCCCCGAGGCCAAGCGCGAGGCGATCGAAGCGCTCCAGGCCGACGGCCGCACCGTCCTCATGGTCGGCGACGGGGTCAACGACGCCGCGGCGCTCCGCCAAGCCGACGTCGGCGCGGCCGTGGGGGGCGGCACGACGGCGGCCCTCGTCGCGGCCGACGTGTTCCTCACGCGCCGCGGGTTGGAGCCGCTCCGCGAGGCGCTCGACGGGAGCGCGAGGGCCATGCGCGTGCTCCGCCGCCTCCTCGCGCTCTCGCTCGCCTACAACGCCGTCGGTGCCGCCGCGGCCGTGGCCGGGCTGGTCACGCCGCTCGTGGCCGCCGCCGCCATGCCCGTCTCGTCGCTCGCCGTCGTCGGCCTCGCGCTCGCGCAGCCCTCGTTCCGCCGCTCCGGCGGCCTCCTGTGA
- a CDS encoding group III truncated hemoglobin, protein MPTDIETEADVRALVAAFYGGIAEDPDLGSFFRDVDWAAHLPTMVAFWSSVVFQTGAYRGRPFAPHARLVGLERRHFDRWLDRFRRTVDARFAGPRADLAKARAEQVAGVFQVKLGLWKVGTV, encoded by the coding sequence ATGCCTACCGACATCGAGACCGAGGCGGACGTCCGCGCCCTCGTGGCCGCCTTCTACGGGGGAATCGCGGAGGACCCGGACCTCGGCTCGTTCTTCCGCGACGTCGACTGGGCGGCCCACCTCCCGACGATGGTCGCGTTCTGGTCGTCGGTCGTGTTTCAGACGGGCGCCTACCGCGGACGGCCGTTCGCCCCGCACGCGCGGCTCGTGGGGCTGGAGCGGCGGCACTTCGACCGGTGGCTCGACCGGTTCCGCCGGACCGTCGACGCCCGGTTCGCGGGCCCGCGGGCCGACCTGGCGAAGGCGCGGGCCGAGCAGGTGGCCGGCGTGTTCCAGGTCAAGCTCGGCCTGTGGAAGGTCGGCACGGTGTAG
- the ccoG gene encoding cytochrome c oxidase accessory protein CcoG: MSAFVPASEVGILDSPEEVLSTLRNDGSRRWLYPTPSTGRFWRRRLVVGWALIAFFVALPIVRIGGRPAVLLDLAAREFTFVGFTFYPTDTFLLLLVGIAALVAIALVTALLGRVWCGWGCPQTVYLEFLYRPVERWIEGPEHVRARRDEGSWTLDKAWRKGAKWAVYVVVSALLAHTFTAYFVAWDRLIEWMTGPPTEHWGYFVLATLTTGLVLFDFGIFREQMCTIACPYARFQSVLLDPDSLIVSYDPTRGEPRARRGKKKIAEEKAGERPPLGDCIDCGACVRTCPTGIDIRDGLQMECVACTQCIDACDAIMDQLDLRRGLIRYTSERALEGETTRVFRGRTATYGLLLVAVATVFTVALTTRHAYDVDVIRAVGEPYLELADGRVANRVTLRVRNQTASDATFEAELLSPAGGSFRLGATPPVPVAGRAMARVNGVITIPGETFDVGAEAEAVVRLTFSDGTVEEAPFTVLGPNR, from the coding sequence GTGTCCGCCTTCGTCCCCGCCTCCGAGGTCGGCATCCTCGACTCGCCGGAGGAGGTCCTCTCGACGCTCCGCAACGACGGCTCGCGCCGCTGGCTCTACCCGACGCCCTCGACGGGCCGGTTCTGGCGGCGCCGGCTGGTCGTCGGCTGGGCGCTCATCGCGTTCTTCGTCGCGCTCCCGATCGTCCGGATCGGCGGCCGGCCGGCGGTGCTCCTCGACCTCGCCGCGCGGGAGTTCACGTTCGTCGGGTTCACGTTCTACCCGACCGACACCTTCCTCCTGCTCCTCGTCGGCATCGCGGCGCTCGTGGCGATCGCGCTCGTCACGGCGCTCCTCGGGCGTGTGTGGTGCGGGTGGGGATGTCCGCAGACGGTCTACCTCGAGTTCCTGTACCGGCCGGTCGAGCGGTGGATCGAGGGGCCGGAGCACGTCCGCGCTCGGCGCGACGAGGGGTCGTGGACGCTCGACAAGGCGTGGCGGAAGGGGGCCAAGTGGGCCGTCTACGTCGTCGTCTCGGCGCTCCTGGCCCACACGTTCACGGCCTACTTCGTCGCGTGGGACCGGCTCATCGAGTGGATGACGGGGCCGCCGACGGAGCACTGGGGCTACTTCGTGCTCGCGACGCTCACGACCGGGCTCGTCCTGTTCGACTTCGGGATCTTCCGTGAGCAGATGTGCACCATCGCGTGCCCGTACGCGCGGTTCCAGTCGGTCCTGCTCGACCCCGACTCGCTCATCGTCTCGTACGACCCGACCCGGGGCGAGCCGCGGGCCCGGCGCGGCAAGAAGAAGATCGCCGAGGAGAAGGCCGGCGAGCGCCCGCCGCTCGGCGACTGCATCGACTGCGGGGCCTGCGTCCGGACGTGCCCGACGGGCATCGACATTCGCGACGGGCTCCAGATGGAGTGCGTCGCCTGCACCCAGTGCATCGACGCCTGCGACGCGATCATGGACCAGCTTGACCTGCGGCGCGGGCTCATCCGCTACACGTCGGAGCGCGCGCTCGAGGGCGAGACGACCCGCGTGTTCCGCGGGCGGACGGCGACGTACGGCCTCCTCCTCGTCGCCGTCGCGACCGTGTTCACCGTCGCCCTCACGACGCGCCACGCCTACGACGTCGACGTGATCCGGGCCGTCGGCGAGCCCTATCTCGAGCTGGCCGACGGGCGCGTGGCGAACCGGGTCACGCTCCGCGTGCGGAACCAGACGGCGTCCGACGCGACGTTCGAGGCCGAGTTGCTGTCGCCCGCGGGCGGGTCGTTCCGCCTCGGCGCGACGCCGCCGGTGCCCGTCGCCGGCCGCGCGATGGCCCGCGTCAACGGCGTCATCACGATCCCGGGCGAGACGTTCGACGTCGGTGCCGAGGCGGAGGCGGTCGTCCGCCTGACGTTCTCGGACGGGACCGTCGAGGAGGCCCCGTTCACGGTCCTCGGCCCGAACCGCTAA